In Paramormyrops kingsleyae isolate MSU_618 chromosome 5, PKINGS_0.4, whole genome shotgun sequence, one DNA window encodes the following:
- the ccr10 gene encoding C-C chemokine receptor type 10 → MASQMLFYNMEEYSYENDSYDNDTFQELCETNWTEKFSIKVVQMSIFSVVFLLGFLGNLLVITTFTLYRRLCLRSMTDVFLFHLAVCDMLLLFTIPLQAGDILLDNWPFGSILCKMMHSLYAINTYSGLLLLACISVDRYVVIVQTRAAQRLRRGQLHYSKLVVLGVWLVSLLLSLPEIIFVSVDEESMQCELQSTWEVRMATRYTQIAGFCLPFLVMLVCYSLIGRMLLRGQGWRRQRTLRLILLLLLVFVLFQLPHTLVISLKVAGVITTCTQWNATLMAEYVTRSLAYTRCSLNPPLYALVGVRFRSDVQKLLSSMGCLCGGASTSLSESCGSTTPTLPTSRSFLTSTSTTFLPTPLSPILPDLRKPPCALPIIHPAHVKEYITSSNYCSELHHHVS, encoded by the coding sequence ATGGCCTCCCAAATGCTTTTCTATAACATGGAGGAGTACAGCTATGAGAATGACAGCTACGATAACGACACCTTCCAGGAGTTGTGCGAAACCAACTGGACCGAAAAGTTTTCCATTAAAGTGGTCCAGATGAGCATTTTCTCAGTGGTGTTCCTTCTGGGCTTCCTGGGGAACCTGCTGGTGATCACCACCTTCACCCTGTACCGCCGGCTGTGCCTGCGCTCCATGACGGACGTCTTCCTCTTCCACCTGGCCGTGTGTGACATGCTGCTGCTGTTCACCATCCCGCTGCAGGCCGGTGACATACTTCTGGACAACTGGCCGTTTGGCAGTATCCTCTGTAAGATGATGCACAGCCTGTACGCCATCAACACCTACAGCGGCCTGCTGCTACTGGCCTGCATCAGCGTGGACCGCTACGTGGTGATTGTGCAGACACGCGCCGCGCAACGCCTGCGCCGGGGGCAGCTGCACTACAGCAAGCTGGTCGTGCTTGGGGTGTGGCTGGTCTCCCTGCTCCTCAGCCTGCCGGAGATCATCTTCGTGAGTGTGGATGAGGAATCCATGCAGTGCGAGCTGCAGTCGACCTGGGAGGTCAGGATGGCCACGCGGTACACCCAGATCGCCGGCTTCTGCCTGCCCTTCCTGGTGATGCTGGTGTGCTACTCCCTGATTGGCCGCATGCTGCTGAGGGGGCAGGGCTGGCGTCGGCAGCGCACCCTCCGGCTCATCCTGCTCCTGCTGCTGGTGTTTGTGCTCTTCCAGCTTCCTCACACCCTCGTGATCTCCCTCAAGGTGGCGGGTGTCATCACCACGTGCACCCAGTGGAACGCCACCCTCATGGCCGAGTATGTCACAAGGAGCCTGGCTTACACACGCTGCAGCCTGAACCCCCCACTCTACGCCCTCGTGGGCGTCCGCTTCCGTAGTGATGTCCAGAAGCTTCTCAGTAGCATGGGCTGCCTGTGTGGCGGCGCCTCAACCTCGCTTTCCGAAAGCTGCGGCTCCACCACCCCCACGCTGCCAACATCCAGGTCGTTCCTCACATCCACCTCCACCACCTTCCTCCCCACTCCGTTGTCGCCCATCCTCCCAGATCTCCGAAAGCCACCCTGCGCCTTGCCCATCATCCATCCAGCCCACGTGAAGGAGTACATCACTTCCTCAAACTACTGTTCTGAGCTGCACCACCATGTTTCCTGA